A region from the uncultured Draconibacterium sp. genome encodes:
- the cydB gene encoding cytochrome d ubiquinol oxidase subunit II — MFENLSHVALQQYWWILVSILAALFVFLMFVQGGQTLIYQIGKTEDEKTMLLNTLGRKWEFTFTTLVTFGGAFFASFPLFYSTSFGGAYWVWMAILIVFVIQAVSYEYRRKPANFLGQKTFEIFLVINGVLGTLLVGTAVGTFFNGAEFSLNQLNQVDWQTPFRGLEAVLTFHNVVLGLSVLFLSRVLGNLYFIFTIDNKTIVNRARKTLLRCSIVFLLFFLYFLVALLLKQGYAVDPDTGKVFMEPYKYLHNVLQMPLNTIILLLGVVGVLWGIISTVFMKSNKGFWFAGVGTVLTVFALFLLAGFNNTAFYPSNFDLQSSLTIQNASSSKFTLVAMGYVSLLIPFVLAYITYFWRAMNKKKISDEEMKTESHVY, encoded by the coding sequence ATGTTTGAAAATTTATCGCATGTCGCATTACAACAATACTGGTGGATTTTGGTATCCATTCTTGCCGCGCTTTTTGTCTTTTTGATGTTTGTTCAGGGCGGACAGACTTTAATTTACCAAATAGGAAAAACCGAAGATGAAAAAACAATGCTACTGAATACACTTGGTCGCAAATGGGAGTTTACTTTTACCACCCTGGTAACTTTTGGCGGCGCCTTTTTTGCCTCTTTCCCACTTTTTTATTCTACCAGTTTTGGTGGGGCCTACTGGGTTTGGATGGCTATTTTAATTGTCTTCGTTATACAGGCTGTTTCTTACGAATACCGGCGAAAACCTGCCAACTTCCTGGGACAAAAAACCTTCGAAATATTCTTGGTAATAAACGGAGTGTTAGGCACTTTACTGGTGGGTACAGCTGTTGGAACGTTCTTTAACGGTGCCGAGTTTTCGCTAAACCAGCTCAACCAGGTCGACTGGCAAACACCTTTCCGCGGGCTGGAAGCAGTTTTAACCTTCCATAACGTGGTATTGGGGCTAAGTGTTTTGTTCCTTTCACGCGTACTAGGCAACCTGTATTTCATTTTCACCATTGATAACAAAACTATTGTTAATCGTGCCCGAAAAACCCTTCTGCGCTGTAGTATCGTTTTCCTGCTATTTTTTCTTTACTTTCTGGTAGCCCTGTTACTTAAACAAGGCTACGCAGTAGATCCCGACACCGGTAAGGTTTTTATGGAACCTTATAAATACCTGCACAATGTGCTGCAAATGCCATTAAATACCATCATCCTTTTGCTTGGTGTGGTAGGTGTTTTATGGGGCATTATTTCAACGGTTTTTATGAAAAGTAACAAAGGATTTTGGTTTGCCGGAGTAGGAACTGTTCTCACTGTCTTTGCACTATTTCTGCTTGCGGGTTTTAACAATACAGCCTTTTACCCGTCAAACTTCGATTTGCAGTCGTCGCTAACGATACAAAATGCATCGTCGAGTAAATTTACACTGGTGGCAATGGGATACGTTTCGTTGCTTATTCCGTTTGTTTTGGCTTACATCACTTACTTTTGGCGGGCCATGAATAAGAAGAAGATTTCGGATGAAGAGATGAAAACCGAATCGCACGTTTACTAA
- a CDS encoding glycosyltransferase family 2 protein: MINNKKVVVVLPAYNAAKTLEITYNEIDFNIVDDVILVDDVSNDETVEVGKKLGIKHIVVHEQNKGYGGNQKSCYNKSLEIGADIVIMLHPDYQYTPMLIPAMANLLGNGLYHVVLGSRILGKGALKGGMPLIKYIANRGLTFIENILLNAKLSEYHTGYRAFSREVLEAVNYNANSDNFVFDNQMLAQIWFAGYEIAEITCPTKYFDDASSISIKNSTIYAIGVLKTACQYRLHRWGLVKNKIFN; encoded by the coding sequence ATGATCAATAACAAAAAAGTTGTTGTGGTGCTACCGGCCTACAACGCTGCAAAAACACTGGAAATTACATATAACGAGATTGATTTTAACATTGTTGATGATGTAATTCTGGTTGACGATGTGAGCAACGATGAAACCGTAGAAGTTGGTAAAAAACTGGGGATTAAGCACATTGTTGTGCACGAACAGAACAAAGGATACGGAGGAAATCAAAAATCGTGTTACAACAAATCCCTTGAGATTGGTGCTGATATAGTTATTATGCTCCACCCCGACTACCAGTATACTCCCATGTTAATTCCGGCAATGGCCAATTTGCTAGGAAACGGTTTATATCATGTTGTTTTGGGATCAAGAATTTTGGGAAAGGGAGCACTAAAAGGAGGAATGCCACTAATAAAATACATTGCTAACCGAGGCCTTACTTTCATCGAAAACATATTACTTAATGCCAAACTCTCGGAATACCACACCGGATACAGAGCTTTTTCGCGCGAAGTACTGGAAGCCGTAAATTACAATGCCAACTCCGATAATTTTGTTTTCGATAACCAAATGCTGGCACAAATCTGGTTTGCCGGTTACGAAATAGCCGAAATTACCTGCCCAACCAAATATTTCGACGATGCGTCGAGTATTAGTATTAAAAACAGTACCATTTATGCGATTGGAGTATTAAAAACCGCTTGCCAATATAGGCTACACAGATGGGGATTGGTGAAGAATAAGATATTTAATTAA
- a CDS encoding glycosyltransferase family 39 protein has product MNQIFNKIKDYFFLLPLVFFVVLTYPRLSLPYFWDEAWSYFPAVFKMYENGPGLMPGALSLWEAKGHPLFFFFLSSSWMRLVGTSVFWVHILPFLISLATLGALFALVKRHAGIWAANISILLFSVQSLFLAQATFLLPEMLITLLLLFSVDFYLAKKYWLFALSASVMVLTKETSIVFIAGFLLFHLFIYLKPGKESRKYILESLLISIPILIYALFLVLHKKEFGSFFFQEHTGYIELSLTSVLRKIKMATNIVYNSYGRKFILFAVVVALGFIFLKKKKLENKNFLALLLLLSLLFIIFSAFNFYTQRYMLCILALFITITSILFIQARFKQWYLNLIIVGLVTAAPLYYTLAKKTNSDSDLGYVHVVKLHKEMVKYCEEQNWQDKPISASFNLIFCLRNPHLGYVSSNEGFSQVMNLKKYKEAEIFLNDCTSFGEETQIDSIASISRVAKEFEREQAWGKIYTKLP; this is encoded by the coding sequence GTGAATCAAATTTTTAATAAAATAAAAGATTACTTTTTTCTGCTTCCTCTGGTCTTTTTTGTGGTATTAACTTATCCCCGGTTGAGCCTGCCCTATTTTTGGGATGAAGCCTGGTCTTATTTCCCGGCAGTTTTTAAAATGTACGAAAATGGCCCGGGATTAATGCCCGGAGCATTATCACTCTGGGAAGCCAAAGGGCATCCCTTATTTTTCTTTTTCCTGTCATCATCGTGGATGCGACTGGTTGGCACGTCAGTATTCTGGGTGCATATATTACCCTTTCTTATTTCACTAGCCACCTTAGGTGCTTTGTTTGCTTTAGTTAAAAGACATGCCGGCATCTGGGCTGCCAACATTTCCATTCTTTTATTCAGCGTACAATCGCTCTTTTTGGCCCAGGCAACATTTCTTTTACCCGAAATGCTTATCACCCTTTTATTATTATTTTCTGTAGACTTTTATCTGGCGAAAAAATATTGGCTCTTTGCATTGTCTGCTTCAGTAATGGTATTAACAAAAGAAACAAGTATTGTATTTATTGCAGGGTTTCTGCTTTTTCATCTTTTTATTTACCTGAAACCAGGCAAAGAATCACGTAAATACATTCTTGAGAGCCTGCTGATATCCATCCCAATTCTAATATACGCACTGTTCCTTGTTCTGCATAAAAAAGAATTTGGATCATTCTTTTTTCAAGAACACACAGGATACATTGAGTTGAGTTTAACATCAGTGTTGCGAAAAATAAAAATGGCAACAAACATTGTTTACAACAGTTATGGAAGAAAGTTTATTCTGTTTGCGGTAGTAGTTGCATTGGGATTTATCTTTTTAAAAAAGAAAAAACTGGAGAACAAAAACTTTCTTGCATTGCTTCTTTTATTAAGCCTGTTGTTTATAATTTTTTCTGCCTTTAACTTTTATACGCAGCGTTACATGCTTTGCATTCTGGCTCTTTTTATAACAATTACATCAATACTGTTTATCCAGGCTAGATTTAAGCAGTGGTACTTAAATCTTATAATAGTTGGATTAGTAACAGCAGCACCACTCTATTATACTTTAGCCAAAAAGACGAACAGTGACAGCGACCTTGGTTATGTTCATGTAGTAAAATTACACAAGGAAATGGTAAAATATTGCGAAGAACAAAATTGGCAGGACAAACCTATCTCAGCCAGTTTCAACTTAATCTTTTGTTTACGCAATCCCCATCTTGGTTATGTTTCTTCTAATGAAGGTTTCTCGCAGGTAATGAACCTGAAAAAATATAAGGAAGCTGAAATATTTTTAAACGATTGTACCTCATTTGGAGAGGAAACACAAATAGATTCTATTGCCAGTATCAGCCGGGTAGCGAAAGAGTTTGAAAGAGAGCAAGCCTGGGGAAAAATTTACACTAAACTTCCGTAA
- a CDS encoding polyphosphate polymerase domain-containing protein, translating to MQGYTELNTFRYERKFVAHPLNRLATEAIIKQNNAFFISAFSKRRINNIYFDTPGFDCYFDNLFGNGNRWKVRLRWYGDEFGKVDSPILEFKIKKGLVGTKKSYSIPSFYFNKKEFHARALTGIFDIATLPADVREKLTGLQPVLFNTYLRSYYTTLNKVFRITVDDQMEYYNLRPSWNHMQHSFKEDLKVVVELKYNKEHNENADQISNQFPFRLDKNSKFVSGLSHFRSEIAH from the coding sequence ATGCAGGGATATACCGAATTAAATACATTTAGGTACGAGCGAAAGTTTGTAGCCCATCCGTTAAATCGGTTGGCTACCGAGGCTATAATTAAACAAAACAACGCATTTTTTATTTCTGCATTTTCAAAACGACGAATTAATAACATCTACTTTGATACTCCGGGTTTCGATTGTTATTTTGATAATCTTTTTGGCAATGGTAATCGCTGGAAGGTACGTTTGCGATGGTATGGCGACGAATTTGGGAAGGTAGATTCTCCTATCTTGGAATTTAAAATAAAAAAAGGGCTGGTAGGTACAAAAAAGTCATATAGTATACCTTCATTTTATTTTAATAAAAAAGAATTTCATGCAAGAGCGCTAACAGGTATTTTTGATATCGCGACTTTACCGGCAGACGTAAGGGAAAAGCTTACTGGTTTGCAACCGGTTTTGTTTAATACATATTTAAGAAGTTATTATACAACGCTTAATAAAGTGTTCAGAATAACAGTTGATGACCAAATGGAATATTACAATTTAAGGCCATCGTGGAATCATATGCAACATTCGTTTAAGGAAGACCTGAAAGTGGTTGTTGAACTAAAATATAATAAGGAGCATAACGAAAATGCAGATCAAATCAGTAATCAGTTTCCTTTTCGTTTAGATAAAAATTCAAAATTTGTTTCAGGTTTAAGTCATTTCAGAAGTGAGATAGCTCATTAA
- a CDS encoding DUF4956 domain-containing protein codes for MDKWNLFQRFLITENAQISILDFVINSVIILVLSFILEYTYSRCAKSLSSRKAFGANFFLIAFTTMLIISIVKSSLALSLGLVGALSIVRFRSAIKEPEELAYLFFTIAIGLGLGASQQIITVIAAFVLLTIIWLRFLSSSKTRKQNLYLTISSNGEGKPKLENIDSEVMDIFKSSKLVRYDESSDLIEAAYWVEISKATDLQQFKDKVHSLNPGVRVSFIDNNSF; via the coding sequence ATGGATAAATGGAACCTGTTTCAGCGGTTTTTAATTACTGAAAATGCACAAATTTCGATATTAGATTTTGTAATAAATTCGGTTATAATACTGGTATTGTCGTTTATTTTGGAATACACCTATTCCAGGTGTGCAAAAAGTTTATCGAGCCGGAAAGCTTTTGGGGCAAATTTCTTTTTGATTGCTTTTACAACTATGCTGATTATTTCGATTGTTAAATCTTCGTTGGCGCTATCTCTTGGTTTGGTAGGGGCACTTTCAATTGTTCGTTTCCGTTCGGCAATAAAAGAGCCTGAAGAATTGGCCTATTTGTTTTTTACCATCGCTATTGGTTTGGGCTTGGGAGCCAGCCAGCAAATAATAACTGTAATTGCAGCTTTTGTCCTGCTGACTATTATTTGGTTGAGGTTCTTGAGCTCATCAAAAACACGGAAACAAAATCTGTATTTAACTATCAGTAGTAATGGAGAAGGAAAGCCTAAGCTGGAAAACATTGATTCGGAGGTAATGGATATTTTTAAATCGTCGAAATTGGTGCGTTACGATGAATCTTCAGATTTAATTGAGGCAGCTTATTGGGTTGAAATAAGTAAAGCCACCGATTTACAGCAGTTTAAAGATAAAGTTCATAGTCTAAATCCAGGAGTTCGGGTTTCTTTTATCGATAATAATTCGTTTTAA
- a CDS encoding CotH kinase family protein, protein MDESKHHFLDSKGSKQGFGNIDRRTNETAQSGEYSIKLIPKSPFGFTTDVKGIGPDEYLRVTAWRKNQNNSGVIVIDGGDGFYNAGKFVVEKKADGWEKIFLEVFTPPTFTKGQVKVFVWNNSPDSVYFDDLQIEHRKTKDYPVYDKNDVLQLYIDDNDLRKLNDKRYIAFETGVLVNNDEDYSNVVLFDGSDFLDAKFRLKGDLVDHIRGDKWSFRFKLKKGFTWKHLKTFSVQNPITRNFLDEWLAHQIFEKEDVLTTRYGFVPVNINNRSLGIYAWEEHFEKQLVESRNRREGPILRFDETLMWQRVLETNVTGREWNIDYFGAAPVIPFKVGQVTADSLMLEKLEEGQKLLYQYKNRTKPVSRIFDLDKLAQYYALVDITQSYHGFTWHNQRFYFNPVTCLLEPIAFDGYIEGGVYKRFDEKVSGMFNPESISTLKEEELMLMQVFSDSLFNLNYLHYLEKYSSSEFIKDIITNYKNQADSLNQLIQKEFPYYQFNFESLTEQAKWVRENLAEIKENVEKIGQQVVNENSNENTSDLNKNLVPLLVHAYYDREKQSLQLLNYHNAEIKVLGAFMKDRMPESFDPAPVLPACKADGMKILSVPLDELPERILFSVGPVMLETEVYPWKYSEGLSTRQALEETPQQLTLVDGKIIFDGEYVFSNDLFIPETVEEVQFNAGTRMDFVNGAAFISLAPVKMLGSQEKPIKIYSSDHSAQGFNVIQPGEKSKMNFVEFSGLGSMHKGGWQSPAAVALYEADVEMENCIFASNFNCDDALNIVRSQFHVQDCRFENTFADAFDSDFCSGKVVRCTFNKIGNDAIDFSGSHVDISGCTMYDISDKAISGGEHSFLNITECIIDKANIGVASKDMSELELDRIEMSHIVYGLVAFVKKPEYGAAQITINNLRMKNNMIFHQIEEGSVLILNGEEIYGREKNIAEKLYQ, encoded by the coding sequence ATGGATGAGTCAAAACACCACTTTCTCGATTCAAAAGGAAGTAAACAGGGCTTTGGTAATATCGACAGGCGCACAAACGAAACAGCACAATCAGGAGAATACAGCATAAAACTTATACCCAAAAGCCCTTTTGGTTTTACAACTGATGTAAAAGGAATAGGCCCCGATGAGTACCTTCGGGTAACAGCATGGCGGAAAAATCAGAATAATAGCGGAGTAATTGTTATCGATGGAGGAGATGGTTTTTACAACGCCGGTAAGTTTGTCGTTGAGAAAAAGGCTGATGGTTGGGAAAAAATATTTTTAGAAGTTTTTACCCCTCCCACTTTCACAAAAGGTCAGGTGAAGGTATTTGTATGGAATAATAGCCCTGATTCGGTTTATTTCGACGATCTTCAAATAGAACACAGGAAAACAAAAGATTATCCCGTTTATGATAAAAATGATGTTTTGCAGTTGTACATCGACGACAACGATTTAAGAAAGTTAAATGACAAACGGTATATTGCTTTCGAAACCGGGGTATTGGTAAATAACGATGAGGATTATTCGAATGTAGTATTGTTTGACGGAAGTGATTTTTTAGATGCAAAGTTTCGTCTGAAAGGTGATTTGGTCGACCATATACGTGGAGATAAGTGGTCGTTTCGATTTAAATTGAAAAAAGGATTTACCTGGAAACATCTCAAGACTTTTTCGGTTCAGAATCCAATAACCCGAAATTTTCTGGATGAGTGGCTGGCACATCAGATTTTTGAGAAGGAAGATGTACTTACTACTCGTTATGGTTTTGTTCCCGTAAATATTAATAATCGTTCGCTTGGCATTTATGCCTGGGAAGAACATTTTGAGAAACAACTTGTGGAGAGTAGAAATCGTCGCGAGGGGCCAATTCTGCGCTTTGATGAAACCTTAATGTGGCAGCGAGTACTCGAAACCAACGTTACAGGACGCGAATGGAATATCGATTATTTTGGAGCTGCTCCGGTAATTCCGTTTAAAGTTGGTCAGGTTACCGCAGACTCGCTTATGCTTGAAAAACTCGAGGAAGGTCAGAAACTTTTGTATCAGTATAAAAACAGGACAAAGCCCGTTTCACGGATTTTTGATTTAGATAAATTGGCTCAATATTACGCATTGGTAGATATCACCCAATCGTACCATGGTTTTACCTGGCATAATCAGCGTTTTTATTTTAACCCGGTAACTTGTTTGCTTGAGCCAATTGCTTTTGATGGATATATAGAAGGAGGAGTTTATAAACGTTTTGATGAGAAGGTATCGGGGATGTTTAATCCGGAAAGTATAAGCACTTTAAAAGAAGAAGAGCTGATGCTTATGCAGGTATTCTCAGATAGCTTGTTCAACCTCAATTACCTTCACTATCTTGAAAAATACAGTTCATCTGAATTCATTAAAGACATAATTACCAATTATAAAAACCAGGCTGATTCGTTAAATCAACTTATTCAAAAAGAATTTCCTTATTATCAGTTTAATTTTGAAAGTTTAACAGAACAGGCCAAATGGGTTCGGGAAAATTTAGCAGAAATAAAAGAAAATGTAGAAAAAATCGGGCAGCAAGTAGTAAATGAGAATAGTAATGAAAACACTTCTGACCTGAATAAGAACCTGGTTCCATTGTTGGTTCATGCTTATTACGATCGTGAGAAACAAAGTTTGCAATTGCTGAATTACCACAATGCTGAAATAAAAGTATTGGGCGCATTTATGAAAGACCGTATGCCCGAAAGTTTTGATCCGGCGCCAGTACTTCCTGCCTGCAAGGCAGATGGTATGAAAATCCTTTCCGTTCCGCTTGATGAATTGCCAGAAAGAATATTGTTTTCGGTTGGTCCTGTTATGTTGGAAACAGAGGTGTATCCATGGAAATATTCGGAAGGTTTAAGTACCCGGCAAGCACTTGAAGAAACACCGCAGCAGTTAACTCTGGTTGATGGAAAAATTATTTTTGACGGGGAGTATGTTTTTTCCAACGATTTATTTATCCCTGAAACTGTTGAGGAAGTTCAATTTAATGCAGGTACTCGGATGGATTTTGTTAATGGGGCCGCTTTTATATCTCTTGCACCGGTAAAAATGCTGGGTTCTCAAGAAAAACCGATAAAAATATATTCAAGCGATCATTCGGCGCAAGGATTTAATGTTATTCAGCCAGGTGAAAAATCAAAAATGAACTTTGTTGAATTTAGTGGATTGGGAAGCATGCATAAAGGAGGATGGCAGTCGCCTGCTGCGGTTGCTTTATACGAAGCCGATGTTGAAATGGAAAACTGTATATTTGCGTCCAATTTTAATTGTGATGATGCTCTGAATATCGTGCGTTCTCAATTTCATGTGCAAGATTGCCGGTTTGAAAATACGTTTGCCGATGCTTTTGATTCTGATTTTTGCTCAGGCAAGGTTGTACGATGTACTTTCAATAAGATTGGTAACGATGCCATTGATTTCTCAGGGAGCCATGTAGACATATCGGGGTGCACCATGTATGATATTAGCGATAAAGCAATTTCCGGAGGAGAACACTCGTTTCTGAATATTACAGAATGTATCATTGATAAAGCCAATATAGGTGTGGCATCAAAAGATATGTCTGAACTGGAGCTAGATAGAATAGAGATGAGCCATATTGTTTATGGATTGGTTGCTTTTGTTAAAAAGCCTGAATACGGTGCGGCACAAATTACAATCAATAATCTGAGAATGAAAAATAATATGATTTTTCACCAGATAGAAGAAGGGTCTGTATTGATCTTGAATGGAGAAGAAATTTACGGAAGAGAAAAAAATATAGCAGAAAAATTATATCAATAA
- a CDS encoding T9SS type A sorting domain-containing protein has translation MNWEKSTLIILSIFLSVTSFCAYGQEPLLFGSEQQDFGHSIKLYKGAYYVVGTTRKDAQSALDYYVLKIRSNASVEKKYVYGFPKHDVANQIIVDDDGFYILGSAYDHGFPNVDMHLVKLKSNGDKDWEQYYGTEFQDQGMNMIRTKDSGFAMIGFSNSRTDFGDMYIVKTDNKGNLEWQNFFGPSYVDYGFSLIENQAEELILAGTENGFYNPTQTDFLTHDADILLVKTNKTGEQVWYKTFGGNGHDWAKDIITSTDGGYLVCGSTQSFGEGSFDVFLMKINEEGEQVWIKTYGGREFEYGEKLVIGADGNIYISATSASFSDNGKPDHYIIKTDINGELIWSKTFGSNESDYSTGIVATPDSGVVFTGWTNVAELGKTDIVLYKLSKDGNTQLISSILPTDSATSLIVYPNPAFQQFIVEPITANNTELSFSLFTLKGEKILEKPIQANTKNTIQLYVQDGTYIYRVEREGKLIQTGKQVIHKYSR, from the coding sequence ATGAATTGGGAAAAAAGTACGTTAATAATTTTAAGTATATTCCTTTCTGTAACCAGCTTCTGTGCTTATGGCCAGGAACCATTACTTTTTGGATCGGAACAACAGGATTTTGGGCATTCGATAAAACTATACAAAGGAGCGTATTACGTTGTTGGTACAACCCGAAAAGATGCCCAGAGCGCTCTTGATTATTATGTACTAAAAATCAGGTCGAATGCTTCGGTTGAAAAAAAATATGTTTATGGTTTTCCAAAGCATGATGTTGCCAACCAAATCATTGTCGATGATGATGGTTTTTACATTCTGGGTAGCGCATACGACCATGGCTTTCCTAATGTTGATATGCACCTGGTAAAATTGAAATCCAACGGAGATAAAGATTGGGAACAATACTACGGAACCGAGTTCCAGGACCAGGGAATGAATATGATCCGAACAAAAGACAGTGGCTTTGCAATGATCGGTTTTTCAAACTCCAGAACCGATTTCGGCGATATGTACATTGTAAAAACGGATAATAAAGGAAATCTGGAATGGCAAAATTTCTTTGGCCCTTCCTATGTCGACTATGGTTTTAGCCTGATAGAAAATCAGGCCGAAGAATTAATTCTCGCGGGAACTGAAAATGGTTTTTACAACCCAACACAAACCGATTTCCTAACGCATGACGCTGATATTTTACTGGTTAAAACAAACAAGACCGGAGAACAAGTATGGTATAAAACTTTTGGAGGAAACGGCCACGACTGGGCAAAAGATATTATAACATCAACAGATGGAGGCTACCTGGTTTGTGGCTCAACCCAAAGTTTCGGAGAGGGCAGTTTTGACGTTTTCTTAATGAAGATAAACGAGGAGGGGGAGCAAGTTTGGATTAAAACTTATGGCGGACGAGAGTTTGAATATGGCGAAAAACTGGTGATTGGTGCTGACGGAAATATCTATATTTCAGCAACAAGTGCAAGTTTCTCCGATAATGGTAAACCCGATCATTATATCATAAAAACCGACATAAACGGTGAGCTTATCTGGAGTAAAACATTTGGCTCCAATGAATCTGATTATTCTACAGGAATTGTGGCAACGCCCGATTCAGGAGTGGTATTTACAGGATGGACAAATGTTGCCGAACTGGGTAAAACGGATATCGTATTATATAAGCTTTCAAAAGACGGTAACACCCAACTTATTTCCAGCATTTTACCCACCGACTCGGCAACCTCTCTTATCGTTTATCCAAATCCGGCTTTTCAACAATTTATTGTTGAGCCTATCACCGCGAACAATACCGAATTATCTTTTTCGCTTTTTACTCTAAAAGGGGAAAAAATTCTGGAAAAGCCGATTCAGGCTAATACTAAAAACACAATTCAACTATACGTTCAGGACGGAACCTATATTTACAGGGTAGAAAGAGAAGGGAAACTTATCCAAACCGGCAAACAGGTTATTCATAAGTATAGCCGGTAA
- a CDS encoding metallophosphoesterase → MTKGIFIFLFIITFFINTSAQKDTLSYLFMGHTYQYYTPGYKVDLRIQNIDLESYDGIWLGGDVCSESMMSYSTLAYIDSIFDLKKQTTMWALGNHDTRNGNWVWLEEITGKKTYYTTQNKGITYIVLNTNLTPYDCEQLNDQYKIIVDVCDSIKNSSHLVLLMHHGIWAGVPGLPPPSTYAQSNLVYYNFNCYSEGSTFVNEIYPRLVEVKNRGIEVLCILGDMGAKKIDIESDDGIHFLGTGLSRSYYTDPEERKKAAPDWAIVFKHVPTNSWLEWEFVDFDEFTGYTYE, encoded by the coding sequence ATGACCAAAGGCATTTTTATATTTCTGTTTATAATTACTTTTTTTATAAACACCAGTGCTCAAAAAGATACACTTTCTTATCTTTTTATGGGGCATACATATCAATATTATACGCCCGGATATAAGGTAGATTTGCGAATTCAGAATATTGATCTTGAGTCATACGATGGTATCTGGCTAGGCGGAGATGTTTGTTCAGAAAGTATGATGTCGTATTCCACTTTAGCCTATATCGATAGTATTTTCGATTTAAAAAAACAAACAACAATGTGGGCTCTGGGGAACCATGATACACGCAATGGAAACTGGGTGTGGCTGGAAGAAATTACGGGTAAAAAAACATATTATACAACGCAAAACAAAGGCATCACATACATTGTTTTAAACACCAATTTAACTCCTTATGATTGCGAACAGCTAAACGATCAATATAAAATAATTGTTGATGTATGTGATAGTATCAAAAACTCTTCACATCTGGTTTTGTTAATGCACCATGGGATTTGGGCCGGGGTGCCAGGACTTCCACCTCCTTCAACTTATGCACAAAGCAATCTGGTTTATTACAATTTTAATTGTTATTCGGAAGGAAGTACCTTTGTAAACGAAATTTATCCGCGCCTTGTTGAGGTAAAAAACAGGGGCATAGAAGTATTGTGCATTCTTGGAGATATGGGCGCTAAAAAGATCGACATTGAATCGGATGACGGTATCCATTTTTTGGGAACGGGATTAAGCCGGAGTTATTATACCGATCCTGAAGAACGAAAAAAAGCAGCGCCTGATTGGGCAATAGTATTTAAACATGTCCCAACTAACAGTTGGCTCGAATGGGAGTTTGTAGACTTTGATGAATTTACCGGCTATACTTATGAATAA